AAGTTGGTGCAGGAGCCGAAGCCCTCGGCGTCCATCTGCTCGACCATGGATTTGACGCGCGCGTCGCGCTCTGCCTGTCCCTGGGGAAGGCGCGCCAGGTGGGTGATCTTCGCGCCAACAAAGAGCATGGCCGAGGCGTTCTTGCAGGCGGCCACGCAGGCGCCGCAACCGATGCAGGCGGCCGCCTCAAAGGCGACGTCGGCGTCGGTCTTGGGGATCAGGGTCGCATTGGCGTCGGGGGCGTTGCCCGTGCTGGCGCCGATGAAGCCGCCGGCCTGGATGATGCGATCGAAGGCGCTGCGGTCGACCACCAGGTCCTTCTGGACCGGGAAGGCCTTGGCGCGCCAGGGCTCGATGGTGATCTCATCGCCGTCCTTGAAGCGCCGCATGTGGAGCTGGCAGGTCGTCGTGCCGCCGTCGGGGCCGTGGGCGACGCCGTTGATGACCATCGAACACATGCCGCAGATTCCCTCGCGGCAATCGTGATCAAAGGCCACCGGCTCCTCGCCGCGGGACATGATCTGTTCGTTGAGAACGTCGAGCATTTCCAGGAAGGACATGTGCTCGTTGACGTCCTTGAGTTGATAGGTGACCAGGCCGCCCTTGTCGGCGGCGCCTTTCTGGCGCCAGATGTGCAGTGTGAGGTTCACTTGTAGCTCCTCTGGGAAGGCTTGACGTATTCAAACTCAAGCGGTTCCTTGTGCTCGACGGGGTCGACACCCACGCCCTTGAATTCCCAGCAGCTGGCGTGCTGGAAGTTTTCGTCATCACGCTTGGCCTCGCCGTCCTCGGTCTGGCTTTCCTCGCGGAAGTGGCCGCCGCAGGACTCGGCGCGGTTCAGTGCGTCGCGGCAAAGCAGCTCGCCGAACTCGAGGAAGTCGGCCACGCGGCCGGCCATCTCGAGGGCCTGGTTGAGGTCGTTGGCGGAGCCGGGGACCGTGACGTTCTCCCAGAATTCCTCGCGGATCTGGGGAATCTTCTCGATGGCTTCCTTGAGGCCCTTCTCGTTGCGCGACATGCCGCACTTGTCCCAGACCAGCAGGCCCAGCTCGCGGTGGAAGGAATCCACCGTGCGCTTGCCCTTGATCTTGAGGAGCTTCTCGTTCCTCTCGGTGACGGCCGCTTCAGCCTCTTTGAAGGCATCGTGGTCGGTGGTCACATCCTCGAGCTGGGTGCTGGCCAGGTAGTTGGCCACTGCAGAAGG
This window of the Chrysiogenia bacterium genome carries:
- a CDS encoding succinate dehydrogenase/fumarate reductase iron-sulfur subunit; translation: MNLTLHIWRQKGAADKGGLVTYQLKDVNEHMSFLEMLDVLNEQIMSRGEEPVAFDHDCREGICGMCSMVINGVAHGPDGGTTTCQLHMRRFKDGDEITIEPWRAKAFPVQKDLVVDRSAFDRIIQAGGFIGASTGNAPDANATLIPKTDADVAFEAAACIGCGACVAACKNASAMLFVGAKITHLARLPQGQAERDARVKSMVEQMDAEGFGSCTNFSECQAVCPKEISVDVIAQLNRDYYKANAKG
- a CDS encoding FAD-binding protein; the protein is IFPAVHYTMGGLWVDYNLQSTIPGLHVAGEANFSDHGSNRLGASALMQGLADGYFVAPSAVANYLASTQLEDVTTDHDAFKEAEAAVTERNEKLLKIKGKRTVDSFHRELGLLVWDKCGMSRNEKGLKEAIEKIPQIREEFWENVTVPGSANDLNQALEMAGRVADFLEFGELLCRDALNRAESCGGHFREESQTEDGEAKRDDENFQHASCWEFKGVGVDPVEHKEPLEFEYVKPSQRSYK